A window of Pirellula sp. SH-Sr6A contains these coding sequences:
- a CDS encoding PQQ-binding-like beta-propeller repeat protein, with translation MSFIKSFSIQRSFALFLLSSAVAVGPLVLPLTNALADWPQFRGETANPVLSGVSLPVEFGGETKKNVAWKVDIPGRSVGGAIVVGDQIITTSSGGMDQRRLFLLSFDAKDGKKLWEQELIARGRPYSHPTSANAAPTPASDGKNVYAFFSSNDLACVSLQGDLLWYRSLTSEFPKAANDTGMSSSPLLIDGVCVIQIECQGDSFAAGLDAKTGAILWKIDRPTKANWSSPTSMTDAEGKKLVVMHSGDDVLAVKPKDGSLVWRLETACSPVPSSLVFENKLYVPAGGITAFDLSSSGTPSKLWTSNKANSNACSPLVKDGRMYTVNRTVLVCSDIYTGAVVWQLRIAEGSIWSSPVIVGDRLYLFSQDGVCSVVKLGVEGGEKLATNPLGEEVLGSPAISGNAMFVRSVSSLWKIAE, from the coding sequence ATGTCTTTCATTAAATCATTTTCGATTCAACGATCCTTCGCCCTTTTTCTATTGAGCTCGGCTGTAGCAGTCGGTCCGCTGGTGTTGCCCCTAACGAATGCACTCGCCGATTGGCCGCAATTCCGCGGCGAAACGGCGAACCCTGTCCTGTCTGGCGTGAGTCTTCCTGTCGAATTCGGGGGAGAGACAAAGAAGAACGTCGCTTGGAAAGTCGATATCCCAGGCCGATCGGTTGGGGGAGCGATTGTCGTTGGAGACCAAATCATCACGACCAGCAGCGGGGGGATGGACCAACGCCGTCTCTTTTTGCTCAGCTTTGACGCGAAGGACGGCAAGAAACTTTGGGAGCAAGAGTTGATCGCGCGAGGTCGCCCCTACTCACACCCGACCAGTGCCAATGCAGCGCCGACTCCCGCCTCGGACGGCAAGAACGTCTACGCATTCTTTAGCTCCAATGACTTGGCCTGCGTGTCACTCCAAGGCGACTTGCTCTGGTATCGATCTCTCACTTCGGAGTTCCCGAAAGCTGCCAACGACACGGGAATGAGCTCTTCTCCTCTGCTCATCGATGGCGTGTGTGTGATCCAAATCGAATGCCAAGGGGATTCGTTTGCGGCCGGGCTCGATGCGAAAACCGGCGCAATCCTCTGGAAGATCGATCGCCCCACCAAAGCGAATTGGTCCTCTCCGACTTCCATGACCGACGCGGAAGGAAAGAAACTCGTCGTGATGCATTCGGGTGACGATGTCTTGGCCGTGAAACCCAAAGATGGTTCCCTTGTTTGGCGATTGGAAACAGCTTGCTCACCCGTCCCATCATCTCTTGTGTTTGAAAATAAACTCTACGTTCCAGCCGGCGGGATCACCGCTTTCGATCTATCTAGCTCCGGGACACCGAGCAAGCTCTGGACATCGAACAAAGCCAATTCGAATGCTTGCTCACCTCTCGTGAAGGACGGACGGATGTATACCGTCAATCGAACGGTGCTCGTGTGCAGCGATATATACACCGGTGCGGTCGTGTGGCAGCTCCGCATCGCGGAAGGAAGCATTTGGTCCTCTCCCGTCATCGTTGGAGATCGACTTTATCTGTTCTCGCAAGACGGCGTCTGCTCGGTAGTGAAACTCGGAGTTGAGGGTGGTGAAAAACTTGCAACGAATCCGCTGGGCGAAGAAGTGCTCGGCTCGCCTGCTATCTCGGGTAACGCGATGTTCGTCCGCAGCGTGTCATCGCTTTGGAAAATTGCAGAGTAG